A stretch of Flavobacterium sp. N2270 DNA encodes these proteins:
- the rplL gene encoding 50S ribosomal protein L7/L12 yields MADLKQFAEQLVNLTVKEVNELATILKDEYGIEPAAAAVVVAAGGGDAGAEAQTEFTVVLKEAGASKLAVVKAVKELTGLGLKEAKDIVDSAPTNVKEGVSKDEAEGLKKSLEEAGAVVELK; encoded by the coding sequence ATGGCAGATTTAAAACAATTCGCAGAGCAATTAGTTAACTTAACAGTTAAAGAAGTTAATGAATTAGCTACAATATTAAAAGATGAGTATGGTATCGAACCAGCTGCTGCAGCTGTAGTAGTTGCTGCTGGTGGTGGTGATGCTGGTGCAGAAGCACAAACTGAATTTACAGTAGTATTAAAAGAAGCTGGTGCTTCTAAATTAGCTGTAGTAAAAGCTGTTAAAGAATTAACAGGTTTAGGTCTTAAAGAAGCTAAAGATATCGTAGATTCTGCTCCAACTAATGTAAAAGAAGGGGTTTCTAAAGATGAGGCTGAAGGTCTTAAAAAATCTTTAGAAGAGGCAGGAGCTGTTGTTGAGCTTAAATAA
- the rpoB gene encoding DNA-directed RNA polymerase subunit beta, whose protein sequence is MIANQTERLNFASTKNIPDYPDFLDIQVKSFQDFFQLETKSDERGNEGLYNTFMENFPITDTRNNFVLEFLDYFVDPPRYSIQECIDRGLTYSVPLKARLKLYCTDPEHEDFETIVQDVYLGTIPYMAPSGTFVINGAERVVVSQLHRSPGVFFGQSFHANGTKLYSARVIPFKGSWIEFATDINSVMYAYIDRKKKLPVTTLFRAIGFERDKDILEIFDLAEEVKVSKTGLKKYIGRRLAARVLNTWHEDFVDEDTGEVVSIERNEIILDRDTVLDKDNVEEILDADVKTILLHKEDNNAADYTIIHNTLQKDPTNSEKEAVEHIYRQLRNAEPPDEETARGIIDKLFFSDQRYNLGEVGRYRMNKKLGLDIAMDKQVLTKEDIITIVKYLIELINSKAEIDDIDHLSNRRVRTVGEQLSSQFGVGLARMARTIRERMNVRDNEVFTPIDLINAKTLSSVINSFFGTNQLSQFMDQTNPLAEITHKRRLSALGPGGLSRERAGFEVRDVHYTHYGRLCPIETPEGPNIGLISSLGVYAKVNAMGFIETPYRKVTDGVIDIESTPIYLSAEEEEGKMIAQANIEMDANGKILADKVIAREEGDFPVVDPSQVHYTDVAPNQIASISASLIPFLEHDDANRALMGSNMMRQAVPLLRPEAPIVGTGLERQVASDSRVLINAEGDGTVTYVDANEITIKYDRTDAERLVSFDADDKTYKLIKFRKTNQSTSINLKPIVRKGDRVSKGQVLCEGYATQKGELALGRNLKVAFMPWKGYNFEDAIVISEKVVRDDIFTSIHIDDYSLEVRDTKLGNEELTNDIPNVSEEATKDLDENGMIRIGAEVKPGDILIGKITPKGESDPTPEEKLLRAIFGDKAGDVKDASLKASPSLHGVVLDKKLFAKAVKDKRKRSKDKEDIDNLETEYQVKYNDLKDVLVEKLFAIVNGKTSQGVMNDLGEEVLPKGKKYTQKMLNSVEDFAHLTKGQWATDDATNKLVNDLIHNYKIKLNDLQGWLRREKFTITVGDELPAGILKLAKVYIAKKRKLKVGDKMAGRHGNKGIVARIVRHEDMPFLEDGTPVDIVLNPLGVPSRMNIGQIYETVLGWAGMNLGRKFATPIFDGATLDQINEFTDEAGIPRFGHTYLYDGGTGERFHQPATVGVIYMLKLGHMVDDKMHARSIGPYSLITQQPLGGKAQFGGQRFGEMEVWALEAYGASSTLREILTVKSDDVIGRAKSYEAIVKGESMPEPGLPESFNVLMHELKGLGLDIRLEE, encoded by the coding sequence ATGATTGCTAATCAGACTGAAAGATTAAATTTTGCTTCAACAAAAAACATCCCAGATTATCCGGATTTTCTAGATATTCAGGTAAAATCTTTTCAAGATTTTTTCCAACTAGAAACCAAATCTGATGAAAGAGGCAACGAAGGTCTCTATAATACCTTCATGGAAAATTTCCCAATTACAGATACAAGAAATAACTTTGTATTGGAATTCCTTGATTACTTTGTCGATCCACCACGTTATTCAATACAAGAGTGTATAGACAGAGGGTTGACTTATAGTGTACCATTAAAAGCTAGGCTTAAATTATATTGTACTGACCCAGAACATGAAGATTTTGAAACTATTGTTCAAGATGTTTATTTAGGGACTATACCTTATATGGCGCCAAGTGGAACTTTTGTAATTAATGGTGCAGAACGTGTAGTTGTATCTCAATTACATAGATCTCCAGGTGTATTCTTTGGACAATCTTTCCATGCAAATGGAACAAAGCTATATTCTGCAAGAGTTATACCTTTTAAAGGTTCTTGGATTGAATTTGCTACAGATATCAATAGTGTTATGTACGCTTATATTGATAGAAAGAAAAAATTACCTGTAACAACTTTATTTAGAGCTATTGGTTTCGAAAGAGATAAAGATATTCTTGAAATATTTGATCTTGCTGAAGAAGTTAAAGTTTCTAAAACAGGTTTAAAAAAATATATTGGACGAAGACTTGCTGCTCGTGTTTTAAATACATGGCATGAAGATTTCGTTGATGAAGATACTGGAGAAGTAGTTTCTATTGAAAGAAATGAAATTATTTTAGATCGTGATACGGTTTTAGATAAAGACAATGTTGAAGAAATTTTAGATGCTGACGTTAAAACTATCCTTTTACACAAAGAGGATAATAACGCGGCAGATTATACTATTATCCACAATACACTTCAAAAAGATCCAACAAATTCTGAAAAAGAAGCTGTTGAACATATTTATAGACAATTACGTAATGCAGAACCGCCAGATGAGGAAACTGCAAGAGGTATTATTGATAAATTATTCTTCTCTGACCAACGTTACAACTTAGGTGAAGTAGGTCGTTATAGAATGAACAAAAAACTTGGTTTAGATATTGCTATGGATAAGCAAGTCTTAACTAAAGAAGATATTATTACAATAGTTAAGTACTTAATTGAATTAATCAACTCGAAAGCTGAGATTGATGATATTGATCACTTATCAAACCGTCGTGTAAGAACAGTTGGTGAACAACTTTCTTCACAATTTGGTGTTGGTTTAGCTCGTATGGCTAGAACTATTCGTGAAAGAATGAACGTTAGAGATAATGAAGTGTTTACTCCTATTGATTTGATTAATGCTAAGACTTTGTCTTCTGTAATTAACTCATTCTTTGGAACAAATCAGTTATCTCAATTTATGGATCAAACGAATCCATTAGCTGAGATTACTCACAAACGTCGTTTATCTGCACTTGGACCTGGAGGTTTATCTAGAGAAAGAGCTGGTTTCGAGGTTCGAGATGTTCACTATACTCATTATGGTCGTTTATGTCCTATTGAAACTCCTGAGGGACCAAACATTGGTTTGATTTCATCTTTAGGTGTTTATGCAAAAGTTAATGCAATGGGATTCATTGAAACTCCTTATCGTAAAGTAACAGATGGTGTTATCGATATTGAGAGCACACCTATTTACTTAAGCGCTGAAGAAGAAGAAGGTAAAATGATTGCTCAAGCTAATATTGAAATGGATGCTAACGGTAAAATATTAGCTGACAAAGTAATTGCTAGAGAAGAAGGTGATTTTCCTGTTGTTGATCCATCACAGGTTCATTATACAGATGTTGCTCCAAATCAAATTGCATCTATTTCTGCATCTTTAATTCCATTCTTGGAACATGATGATGCCAACCGTGCTTTGATGGGATCTAATATGATGCGTCAAGCAGTTCCTTTATTACGTCCAGAAGCTCCTATTGTTGGTACTGGTTTAGAGAGACAAGTAGCTTCAGATTCAAGAGTTTTAATTAACGCTGAGGGTGACGGTACTGTTACTTATGTTGATGCAAACGAAATTACTATCAAATATGATAGAACTGATGCTGAGCGTTTAGTTAGTTTTGATGCTGATGATAAGACATATAAATTAATAAAGTTTAGAAAAACGAATCAAAGTACAAGTATTAACTTAAAACCTATCGTAAGAAAAGGTGATAGAGTTTCTAAAGGTCAAGTACTTTGTGAAGGATATGCAACTCAAAAAGGAGAATTGGCTTTAGGAAGAAACTTGAAGGTTGCCTTTATGCCATGGAAAGGATATAATTTTGAGGATGCAATCGTAATTTCTGAAAAAGTAGTTCGTGATGATATTTTCACATCTATCCACATTGATGACTATTCATTAGAGGTTAGAGATACTAAATTAGGTAACGAAGAGTTAACTAATGATATTCCTAATGTTTCTGAGGAAGCAACAAAAGATTTAGATGAAAATGGAATGATTAGAATTGGTGCAGAGGTTAAGCCTGGCGATATTCTAATTGGAAAGATTACTCCAAAAGGTGAATCTGATCCAACTCCAGAAGAAAAATTATTACGTGCAATCTTCGGTGATAAAGCAGGAGATGTTAAGGATGCTTCATTAAAAGCTTCTCCATCATTACATGGTGTAGTTTTAGATAAAAAATTATTTGCTAAAGCTGTAAAAGATAAGCGTAAGCGTTCTAAAGATAAAGAAGATATTGATAATCTTGAAACAGAATATCAAGTAAAATATAACGACTTAAAAGACGTTCTTGTAGAAAAATTATTTGCTATTGTAAATGGTAAAACATCTCAAGGTGTTATGAATGATTTGGGTGAAGAAGTATTACCAAAAGGTAAAAAATATACTCAAAAAATGCTTAACTCAGTAGAAGATTTTGCACACCTTACAAAAGGACAATGGGCAACTGATGATGCTACAAACAAGTTAGTAAATGACTTAATTCACAACTATAAAATCAAATTAAATGATTTACAAGGTTGGTTAAGAAGAGAGAAGTTTACAATCACTGTTGGAGATGAACTTCCGGCTGGAATATTAAAACTTGCAAAAGTTTATATTGCTAAAAAACGTAAGCTTAAAGTTGGTGATAAAATGGCAGGACGTCACGGTAACAAAGGTATTGTTGCAAGAATCGTTCGTCATGAAGATATGCCTTTCTTAGAAGATGGAACACCAGTTGATATTGTTTTAAATCCACTTGGAGTACCTTCTCGTATGAACATTGGTCAGATTTATGAAACTGTTCTAGGTTGGGCTGGAATGAATTTAGGAAGAAAGTTTGCTACTCCTATTTTTGATGGTGCTACTTTAGATCAAATTAACGAGTTTACTGATGAAGCAGGAATCCCAAGATTCGGTCATACCTATTTATATGATGGAGGAACAGGAGAACGTTTCCATCAACCAGCAACTGTAGGTGTAATTTACATGCTTAAATTAGGACATATGGTTGATGATAAGATGCATGCTCGTTCTATCGGACCGTACTCTTTAATTACTCAACAACCATTAGGTGGTAAAGCACAGTTTGGAGGTCAGCGTTTTGGAGAAATGGAGGTTTGGGCTCTAGAGGCTTATGGAGCTTCTAGTACTTTAAGAGAAATCTTGACAGTTAAATCTGATGATGTTATTGGTAGAGCTAAATCTTACGAAGCAATCGTTAAAGGTGAATCT